From Roseburia hominis, the proteins below share one genomic window:
- a CDS encoding DUF6062 family protein, which translates to MKEKLYTVPLTDAFRAADECPFCFIERQLEEHTLDFVLGPGASYMEDDIRAQTDSLGFCRTHYKKMYEYGNRLGTGLILKTHFHKLSKELDEQIQAFTPSHTTLLKRIKKNVPGDAASRTSIGAWAAAKKESCYICDFYQKTYQRYLDTFFELYRKNPEFKELVLGSKGFCIPHFGELVDEADRILPDKEKQEFFDHLFPLMKQNYQRMYEDLDWFCDKFDYRYRDADWKTSKDALPRGMQKAAGGYPADPPYTSDR; encoded by the coding sequence ATGAAAGAAAAACTATACACCGTACCACTGACGGACGCATTTCGCGCCGCTGACGAGTGCCCTTTCTGCTTTATAGAGCGCCAGCTGGAAGAACATACCCTGGACTTCGTACTAGGTCCCGGAGCCTCCTATATGGAGGACGATATCCGGGCGCAGACAGATTCCCTGGGATTTTGCCGGACTCACTATAAAAAAATGTATGAATACGGGAACCGCCTCGGCACCGGCCTGATTCTGAAAACACATTTTCACAAATTGAGTAAAGAGTTGGACGAGCAGATTCAGGCGTTCACCCCGTCCCACACCACACTCCTGAAACGTATCAAGAAAAATGTTCCCGGCGATGCTGCGTCCCGGACCTCCATCGGTGCCTGGGCTGCTGCCAAAAAAGAAAGCTGCTACATTTGTGATTTTTATCAAAAAACCTATCAGCGCTATCTGGATACATTTTTTGAATTGTATCGGAAAAATCCGGAATTTAAAGAACTTGTCCTTGGTAGCAAGGGATTTTGTATTCCACATTTCGGAGAACTGGTAGATGAGGCCGACCGCATACTTCCTGATAAAGAAAAACAGGAATTCTTTGATCACCTTTTCCCGCTGATGAAGCAAAATTATCAGCGCATGTACGAGGATCTGGACTGGTTCTGCGACAAATTTGACTATCGTTATCGGGATGCTGACTGGAAGACTTCCAAGGACGCCCTGCCCCGCGGAATGCAAAAGGCCGCAGGCGGCTATCCGGCTGATCCGCCGTATACATCGGATCGCTGA
- a CDS encoding Rpn family recombination-promoting nuclease/putative transposase, with amino-acid sequence MLPTVDFCFKELMLNPKVRQGFIAALLGKKPEEIQETSLLPTILHRNSPSDKQGVLDVLVQMKDGTQLDLEMQVAYFTYWKNRILFYLGKIYTDQLHEGEPYDNLKKCIHVSILDFIHFSDDKDCYRKIHLRDDKTGELYTDLLEIQILELKKLSPDIQTGQDIISWMQFFSRKNRKEFSEMAKTNEYFDEAYQELLHLSADEQKRLEYEARQKALRDYNSQVKGYREMGLKEGLEQGIKQGIKQGIEQGIEQGIELGRQIFKLHMQGKQPEEIAKSCSLPLEQVLKVLS; translated from the coding sequence ATGTTACCTACTGTTGATTTCTGCTTTAAAGAATTGATGTTGAATCCCAAAGTCCGCCAGGGCTTTATCGCCGCCTTGCTCGGGAAAAAGCCGGAGGAAATACAGGAAACTTCCCTCCTTCCCACCATTTTACACCGCAACTCTCCCTCGGATAAGCAGGGAGTTCTGGATGTGCTGGTGCAAATGAAAGATGGCACGCAGCTCGACCTCGAAATGCAGGTGGCGTATTTTACATACTGGAAGAATCGTATATTGTTTTACTTGGGCAAGATCTATACGGATCAGCTTCACGAAGGCGAACCCTACGACAATCTGAAAAAATGTATTCACGTCAGTATTCTTGATTTTATACATTTTTCAGACGATAAGGACTGTTATCGTAAGATTCATCTGCGGGATGACAAAACCGGTGAACTTTATACAGATTTACTGGAAATACAAATTCTAGAGTTAAAAAAATTGTCTCCAGATATACAGACCGGCCAGGATATTATTAGCTGGATGCAGTTCTTCAGTAGGAAAAACAGAAAGGAGTTTTCTGAAATGGCTAAAACAAATGAATATTTTGATGAAGCATACCAGGAACTGCTTCACTTAAGCGCGGACGAACAAAAACGCCTTGAGTATGAAGCCCGCCAAAAAGCTCTGCGGGACTATAACTCCCAAGTGAAAGGTTACCGGGAAATGGGACTAAAGGAAGGACTAGAACAAGGCATCAAGCAAGGAATCAAGCAGGGCATCGAACAGGGCATCGAACAGGGCATCGAATTAGGCCGTCAAATTTTCAAACTTCATATGCAGGGAAAGCAGCCCGAAGAAATAGCTAAGTCCTGCTCCCTGCCTCTGGAACAGGTATTAAAGGTTCTGTCCTAA
- a CDS encoding GNAT family N-acetyltransferase: MQIRKTRTEDLERLMELYEDARVFMRESGNPTQWGTTRPERARIEQDIRDGDSYVCTDGDRVLGTFFFKIMEEPTYAKIYEGAWKNDSAYGVIHRIASARESHGVASFCLNWALEEADGHLRIDTHEKNGPMRHVLEKNGFTYRGIIYVADGTKRLAYERTSFR, translated from the coding sequence ATGCAGATTCGGAAGACCAGAACAGAAGATTTGGAGCGGCTCATGGAGCTCTATGAAGATGCGAGAGTATTTATGCGGGAGAGCGGGAATCCGACACAGTGGGGAACGACCAGACCGGAAAGAGCACGGATCGAGCAGGATATTCGGGACGGGGACAGCTATGTATGTACCGACGGGGACCGGGTGCTGGGAACCTTCTTCTTTAAGATAATGGAGGAGCCGACTTATGCAAAAATATATGAGGGAGCCTGGAAAAATGATTCGGCATACGGAGTAATTCATAGAATTGCTTCGGCCAGAGAAAGTCATGGCGTTGCATCATTTTGCCTTAATTGGGCGCTCGAGGAAGCCGACGGGCATCTCAGAATCGATACACATGAAAAAAACGGGCCGATGCGTCATGTGCTGGAAAAGAATGGATTCACATATCGGGGAATCATTTATGTCGCAGATGGGACAAAGAGGCTGGCCTATGAAAGGACTTCTTTCAGGTAA
- a CDS encoding ferritin yields the protein MLDKKVVELLNQQVNKEFYSAYLYLDFSNYYYDEGLDGFGNWYKIQAQEERDHAMLFVQYLQNNGEKVVLEAIDKPAIALESAKAVLAEGLKHEQYVTSLIHNIYDAAYSVKDFRTMQFLDWFVKEQGEEETNADNLVKKFELFGDDPKSLYMLDNELGARVYSAPSLVL from the coding sequence ATGTTAGATAAAAAAGTAGTTGAATTATTAAATCAGCAGGTGAATAAGGAATTCTATTCAGCGTATTTGTATCTGGATTTTTCTAACTATTATTATGATGAAGGACTTGACGGATTTGGTAACTGGTACAAGATTCAGGCTCAGGAGGAGCGGGATCATGCGATGTTGTTCGTGCAGTATTTGCAGAACAATGGTGAAAAGGTAGTATTGGAAGCGATTGATAAACCGGCGATTGCTCTGGAGAGTGCCAAAGCGGTACTGGCAGAGGGCTTAAAACATGAGCAGTACGTGACCAGTCTGATACATAATATTTATGATGCGGCGTATAGCGTAAAAGATTTCCGTACCATGCAGTTTTTGGATTGGTTCGTTAAGGAGCAGGGAGAAGAGGAGACGAATGCAGACAATCTTGTGAAGAAATTCGAATTGTTCGGAGACGACCCGAAGAGCCTGTATATGCTGGATAATGAACTGGGAGCAAGAGTTTATTCTGCACCGTCACTGGTATTATAA
- a CDS encoding Wadjet anti-phage system protein JetD domain-containing protein, translating to MKRVSLDQLLYFKKDLLYIEQYEYVMLLLKEGHIRPLKASGTNGKHPALYREYWLLEESKDYSVMEDELKYQITPQISVDYYLSHLEAYEQDRDWVLKLSEYLKDRSECLESPESVNERSFEIWGREKFLSKEQGRKILKRCGLTEGFLNIYKTVEPLAYYSHTREVPQNLLILENKDTFYSMRRHLLEGNDRILGVRIGTLIYGGGKRIRRSFEDFEFCIEPYMKADGNRIYYFGDMDYEGIGIYEGLAEVFAEKWKIEPFVPAYEALLRKAKKAGHLPETKEQQNRNIKNVFFLFFSEEQTQQMKKILECNEYVPQEILNISDFS from the coding sequence GTGAAACGAGTTTCGCTGGATCAGTTATTATATTTCAAGAAGGATTTGTTATATATAGAGCAGTATGAATATGTGATGCTTCTTCTGAAGGAAGGCCACATTCGACCGCTGAAAGCGTCAGGGACCAATGGAAAGCACCCGGCACTTTACCGGGAGTACTGGCTGTTGGAGGAAAGCAAGGATTACAGTGTCATGGAGGACGAACTGAAATACCAGATCACACCGCAGATTTCCGTAGATTATTATCTGTCGCACCTTGAGGCATATGAGCAGGACAGGGACTGGGTCTTAAAGCTAAGTGAGTATTTAAAAGACAGAAGTGAATGCCTGGAATCCCCGGAATCCGTGAATGAGAGAAGCTTTGAGATTTGGGGCAGGGAAAAGTTTTTATCAAAAGAGCAGGGAAGGAAGATCCTAAAACGTTGTGGACTCACGGAAGGATTTCTGAATATATACAAGACGGTGGAACCGCTGGCGTATTATTCCCACACGAGAGAGGTACCGCAGAATCTGCTGATATTGGAGAATAAGGATACGTTCTATAGTATGAGGCGGCATTTGCTGGAGGGAAATGACAGGATTCTGGGAGTGAGGATAGGAACCCTGATTTACGGCGGAGGGAAACGGATTCGGCGGTCATTCGAGGATTTTGAATTTTGCATAGAACCCTATATGAAGGCAGATGGAAACAGAATATATTATTTTGGCGACATGGATTATGAAGGGATCGGTATCTATGAAGGCCTTGCGGAAGTGTTCGCGGAAAAGTGGAAGATTGAGCCATTTGTGCCGGCGTATGAGGCACTTCTGAGAAAGGCGAAGAAGGCCGGACATTTGCCTGAGACAAAGGAGCAGCAGAATCGCAATATTAAAAATGTATTTTTCCTGTTTTTCTCCGAAGAGCAGACGCAGCAGATGAAAAAGATTTTAGAATGCAATGAGTATGTGCCGCAGGAGATTCTTAATATCTCGGATTTTTCCTGA
- a CDS encoding (2Fe-2S)-binding protein, which translates to MSRKKVICSCYHVTKGDIADAIEQGASSFKEVKKATKAGKGCGKCKKKVKKLTKKLLEEK; encoded by the coding sequence ATGAGCCGCAAGAAAGTGATCTGCTCATGCTATCATGTTACAAAAGGTGACATAGCAGACGCGATAGAACAGGGAGCCTCTTCATTTAAAGAAGTAAAAAAGGCGACTAAAGCCGGAAAAGGCTGCGGGAAGTGCAAGAAAAAAGTAAAGAAGCTGACAAAAAAGCTCCTTGAAGAAAAATAG
- a CDS encoding amidohydrolase family protein, with the protein MKTTYIHATLLDGTEHMTPQKDMTVVVENGKIKEIGHDVPILAGSKVVDLGGRYLLPGLINLHVHLPGGGEPKKKEQDNTKAAKLVMSNALTRKIGMKLCENYAKTELLSGVTTIRTVGGLGELDSKIRDRIKAGKIIGPRMLVSNMAISVEGGHMAGSVAYAAKSEEECRALVRKITGGKPDWIKLMITGGVLDAKVKGEPGVLKMPPSFVRACCEEAHKAGFRVAAHTESPEGVRVALENGVDTIEHGAMPDEEIIALFKETKACDICTISPAIPLASFDRELMHSTDMTQYNGKIVLEGIVEGAKAALENGIPVGLGTDTACPFVTHYDMWRELEYFHKYVGVSRAFALYTATRRNAEIAGIGEETGSIETGKSADFIVADRNPLEGFDALRELYMVVSKGQIFEKPKVKKNEICERELDKALQKL; encoded by the coding sequence ATGAAAACTACATATATTCATGCGACATTACTCGATGGAACTGAACATATGACACCGCAGAAAGACATGACGGTCGTCGTTGAGAACGGGAAAATTAAGGAAATTGGACATGATGTGCCGATTTTGGCGGGAAGCAAGGTGGTCGACCTGGGAGGGCGGTATCTTCTTCCGGGACTGATTAACCTCCATGTCCATCTGCCGGGCGGGGGTGAGCCGAAGAAAAAAGAGCAGGACAACACGAAGGCGGCAAAGCTGGTGATGAGCAATGCCCTGACCCGCAAAATCGGTATGAAATTGTGTGAAAATTATGCAAAGACGGAATTATTGTCCGGTGTGACGACGATCCGTACAGTAGGTGGGCTTGGGGAGTTGGATTCCAAAATCCGGGATCGCATAAAAGCGGGGAAAATCATAGGCCCGAGAATGCTGGTGTCCAACATGGCGATTTCCGTGGAGGGCGGTCATATGGCAGGTTCGGTGGCCTATGCGGCGAAAAGCGAAGAGGAATGCCGCGCGCTTGTGCGTAAAATTACAGGCGGAAAACCGGACTGGATCAAGCTCATGATTACCGGCGGAGTGCTGGACGCCAAGGTAAAAGGGGAACCGGGCGTACTGAAAATGCCGCCGTCATTTGTCAGAGCATGCTGCGAGGAAGCTCATAAGGCCGGATTTCGGGTGGCGGCCCACACGGAAAGTCCGGAAGGGGTGCGAGTTGCGCTTGAAAATGGCGTAGATACGATTGAGCATGGTGCAATGCCGGACGAGGAGATCATCGCACTTTTCAAAGAAACGAAAGCATGCGATATCTGTACGATTTCCCCGGCGATTCCGCTTGCCAGCTTCGACCGGGAGCTGATGCACAGTACGGACATGACGCAGTATAACGGGAAAATTGTGCTGGAAGGCATTGTGGAGGGAGCGAAGGCGGCACTGGAAAATGGAATTCCGGTGGGGCTTGGGACCGATACCGCCTGTCCGTTCGTAACGCACTATGATATGTGGAGAGAACTGGAGTATTTTCACAAATATGTGGGAGTAAGCCGGGCATTCGCACTTTATACGGCTACCAGGAGAAATGCAGAAATCGCAGGAATCGGTGAGGAGACGGGAAGCATTGAAACCGGAAAAAGTGCCGATTTTATTGTGGCGGACAGGAATCCGCTGGAAGGATTTGATGCGCTTAGAGAGCTGTATATGGTCGTGAGCAAGGGGCAGATTTTTGAAAAGCCAAAGGTGAAGAAAAATGAAATCTGCGAGAGGGAACTGGATAAAGCGCTGCAAAAGTTATGA